GAACTGGCCAGCGGCGAGAGCAGCGAAGGCGGAAAAAAATCCAGAAAGAAAGCCAAAAAGTCAGATCAGTGATGACCGATGGGGAGAGAGGGAAGGCAGCCTTGAAAAATCTAAAGGGAAAAAAGAATCGGGGCGGAGGAGCCAACTGGATGGATACCTATGGCGATATGGTGACGCTCCTGCTCTGCTTTTTTGTACTCCTCTACTCCATGTCAACCATCAGCGAAGAAAATTGGAAGGCGCTTGTGATGAGCTTTAATCCATTGGCAACGGAGACGCTGACTGTCACCCCCGGGGGAGACGGGCCCAACGCAGACGCCGACGAGGCGGGCGGACCTGTGGATCTCCAGAAGCAAATCGACGAGGATATTGAGGAACTCTATCAGGAGCTGACAGCATTTGTCGCACAGGCGGGGGAACAGAGCAACATCTCCGTCACAAAGGATGGCGGGAAAATTTATATCTCCTTCAACCAGGTGGTGTTCTTTGACGGTGACAGCCCTGTTTTGAAGGAGGAGGCAAAACCGATCTTGGATACAGTCAGCGAGATGCTCAGCAATGCGGCGGAGTCCATTGATGAAGTGCGGGTGCTGGGACACACGGCGCAGGCAAATCCGAAGCGGCCAAACAACGTGGAAACAGACCGCACCCTGGCAAGCCAGCGGGCAACCAATGTGGTGATTTATGTCCAGGAGCACAGCGAAGTTGACCCGGCGCGGTTAGTCAGCGAGGGAATTGGTCAGTGGCGGCCCGTGGCCACCAATGATACTGTCGAAGGGCGGGCTCAGAACCGCCGTGTGGAAATGATTGTAAGCGGCCGAGACCTGGAGCAAGAGCTGCAGGGCGGCATTTTGCAGTACACAACCGAATGAGCTGCGAAAGCGGGCACCAAGGGCTTCCTATCGCTGTGCATCGTCTGGAGCTGCATTGGATTGAAGAGTGTGGGAAGGGATTTCATGGCAGAAGTATTATCACAAAGTCAAATAGATGCTCTGCTGAATGCGGTTCGCAGCGGTGAAAAGGATTTGAACGAACCTGCGGAGGAACAGCAGGAGAAGAAATACCGGAAATACGATTTCAGCAGTCCAAGGAAATTTACCAAGGACCGGATCAAGATGCTGAATGGTATTTTTGAAAACTATGCCCGCATCATTAATTCCCGGCTGAATGCGAGACTGCGCTTTAACGGCGAGATCACCGTGGAGAGCATTGAGGAGCAGCGGTATTATGAATTCTCCAACGCTCTGACGGAAGGCGATGTTCTGGCGCTTGTGAACGCATCTGTGAAGGGGAAGGCGGAGGACACACCGGTAATGTTCTATCTCTCCACCACCACCGCCTTGAGCATGATGGACCGGCTGCTGGGCGGCGATGGAGCGGTGGATGAGGCGTGGACCACCGAGTATAGCTACACGGATTTAGAGCTGCGGCTGTATGAAGATCTGGTGAACGACATGGTGTCCGTCATGGGGAGCAGCTGGGAGAATTACATACCCATCCAATTTTCCTACAGCAAAACGGATGTCAACCCCACATTGAGCCAGATCATCGGGCTGGATGAAATTGTCATCATCGTGGATATGAAGATGCAGTTCAGTGATGCGTCCGGACGGATGAGCATCTGTCTGCCGGGAGAGATGCTGAGTAATATTTTTGCAGAGATCAGCAAGGAAAACCCCATCCGCAAGGCGGCGGCAGAGGACAAGGCAGAAGAGATCTTTGACAGCCTGCGGGACTCCACGCTGGAAATTGTGTCCACATTGGGACAGGCACAGCTCTCCCTGCGGGATATCTATCATCTGAACGTGGGAGATGTGATTGACCTGGGACGGTCCAAGCAGTCCTCTATCTACCTGGACATCGGCGGCTACCACTGGTTTACAGGCAAAATGGGAACGCACAAAAAAAATATGGCAGTCAGGATAGATGAGGTATGCTATCAGGCTGAACAAAGGAGCGAAGAGGCAATATGAAGAAAGAACTATTTAGCCCGATGGAGATTGATGCCATCGGGGAAATGATGAACATCAGCCTTGGCTCCTCGGCGACAGCGGTTTCCAATCTGCTGGATCAAAGAGTGGACATCACAACGCCAGAGGTCTCTGTGGTGGAGGTGGAGGATTTTTCCATTGGAAACCTGGAACCGGCCATGGGTGTGGAGATCAAGTATGTGGAAGGTCTGGAGGGCAGCAATATCATGCTGCTGCGCCGGAGTGACATTAAAGTAATTGTTGATATCCTGATGGGAGGCGAAACCCCGGAGGAGGAGTTTGAACTCAATGACCTGACCATTAGTGCGGTCTGTGAGGTCATGAACCAGATGATGGGCGCAGCTTCCACGGCGATGTCGGATTTTTTGGGGTTCCCGGTCAATATTTCCACCCCGGTTCCCTTTGAGCTGGAAAACCTGCAGGAATTTAAAGAGAACCATTTGCCGCAAGGGGCCAAGACCATTGTGGTGGTTCGTTTTTCTCTGAAAATCGAAAAGGCGCTGGAGAGCGAGTTCATGAATGTCATGAGTGTCTCTCTGGCTAAGGAGCTGTTGGCGGGTCTGGGTCTGGAAGAGGAGGACGACAGCTCGGCTGCCGCAGAGCCTCCGGCGGCCTCCGGCGGTGGAAAGCAGCTAAGCCAGGAAGAGATTGAAAAACTTCTGGCAGCGGAACAGAGCGGGAAAGAACCACCGTCCGCCCAGGAGACGCCTTCCGGCTCCGGCGGCGGAAAGCAGCTGAGCCAGGAGGAGATTGAAAAGATGATGGCAGGGAGCTGGGGAGAGGCCCCGGCGGAGTCCCCGCAGCAGCTGTCATCCGCCCCTTCGGAACCGGCAGGTCAGTCGGCGCAGGCGCCGCCTGCATCTTCAGAGCCGGCAGTGCATCAAGCGATGCCGACACCGGCCCCTGTGCAGAACGGGAACCCGTCCGAAGGGACGACCATGGGCGGATATCCCCCGTACTACCCATATCCACCCTATCCTTATCCTCTCCCGGTTCAAGTGGGGGCCGCGCCTCCCGAGCCGAAGGTGATCAACACCATGCCTGTCGATATGCCGGAAATGGACGCACAGGAGACGCTTGGAAAGGAACAGGCGGAAAATCTGGACCTGATCATGGAGGTCCCGCTGCAGATTACCGTGGAGATCGGGCGGACCCAGAGAAAAGTGCAGGAAATCCTGGGCTTTTCCAAGGGCTCTCTTGTTGTGCTGGATAAGCTGGCAGGAGACCAGGTGGATTTGTTCGTGAACGGAAAGTGCATCGCAAAGGGGGATGTGGTTGTCATTGATGACAACTTTGGAATCCGCATCACGGAGATTGTCAAAAAGCCCGGGCTGATGGACAGTATCAAGAAGTAATCAACAGGCGCGGAAACGCCGTGAATAAATTCGCTTGAAAAGGATGGAATGAGAATGGCTAAGAAAATTTTGCTGGTGGATGACGCCGCTTTTATGCGGAAAATGATCAAGGATACGCTGAGCAAAAACGGCTACACGGATTTGTATGAGGCCGTTGACGGGGCGGATGCGGTGGAAAAGTACAGTGAGATCAAGCCGGACCTGGTGATTATGGATATCACTATGCCAAATATGGATGGTCTGGAGGCGCTTAAGGCAATCAGAAGCAAGGATAGCGGCGCAAATGTGGTCATGTGTTCCGCCATGGGACAAGAGGGGATGGTGATGGATGCAGTCCGCTCAGGAGCGAAGGACTTTATTGTAAAGCCCTTCAAGCCGGATCGTGTTCTGAAGACCGTGAACAATATTTTAGGAACCCCTTGATGGAGCGTCATGCTGGATTCTGATATTTCTGCTCTGCTATGGCTCCTTTTTTGCATCATAGCAGTTCTGCTCCTAGCTTGTTGGGTGACGCGGCGGATCGCAGGGGGGATGCCGGTAGCTCATGTCAAAAGAGCCGGGAAGCAGATAGAAATTCTCGCACAGACCACCCTTGGGAAAAGTGAGGCGCTGATTATGGTGCAGGCCGGCACACGCTGCTTCCTTCTGGGCGTCACGGCCAACGCCATCACAGTGCTGGCCGAATTTACCGAGGCAGAGGCGGCGATCCTGAGAGAGAAGCCGGAAGATCCGGAAAACGGCGGGAAGCCAGGATTTATCGAAGTGCTTCAAAAAAGCCTGCAACAACAGCGGAGGTGAATGACCGGTGAGCGAAGGATTCATCAATATCAACGGCGATCATGTGCAGACGCTGGAAATTTTGTTTCTCACCACTGTCATCGCCCTCCTTCCCTCCCTGCTGGTGATGATGACCTCTTTCACCAGATATGTCATCTCCTTCTCCTTTTTGCGTTCGGCAATTGGGACGCAGCAGACACCGCCTAACATTGTGCTGATCGGAATCGCGCTGTTTTTGACGTATTTTACCATGCAGCCGGTATTTGCTCAGATCCGCACAGAGGCCTACGAACCATATGCCGCGGAGGAAATCTCCCAGGAAGAATTTCTGAGCCGGGCAGAGGTTCCTTTAAAGGAGTTCATGCTCCGCAACACAAAGACAACCACGCTGACCATGTTCTGCGACCTGGCCCATGTAGATTTAGGGGCAGAGATAGACACAGAGACAGCGATGGAGCTGCCGCTGCGCGTGGTTGTACCGTCATTTATGACCTGCGAATTGCAGCGGGCTTTCATGATCGGACTGGTGCTTTATATTCCATTCATGCTGATTGACATTGTTGTTTCCTCTACCTTGATGTCTATGGGCATGATTATGCTGCCGCCGTCCATGATCTCAATGCCGTTCAAGCTGCTCCTTTTTGTTACGATCAATGGCTGGGAACTGCTTTTTTCCAATTTGGTGAAAAGCTTTCATTAGCGGAAAGAGACAGGAAACATGGATACGACAGTTGTAATGAGCCTGATGCGAGATGCAGTGGGAGTGACGCTGAAGCTTGGCGGTCCGATGCTGCTTTTGAGCATGCTGGTAGGTGTTGTGGTCGCGGTTTTACAGGCGGTGACACAGATTCATGAACAGACGATATCGTTTGCTTTGAAGCTGATTGTTGTGGTGCTGGTGCTGTTGGTCGGCGGCGGTTGGATGCTGGAAACCCTGCAGGACTATACGAAGGAGTTATTTGCCATGATTGCCGCTTAGCAGGAGTGCATACATATGGTCGATTGGGGAGAGCTCACCCTGTTTTTGTATATCACTGCCCGCATGAGCGGATTCGTTTTATTCAATCCGTTGCTGGGACGGCGAAATATTCCGGGTATTTTTCGCGGCGGCCTGATTTTGACGCTGTCTGTGTTTGTATTTTCCGTGACGGAACAGAAGGTGGATGTTCCGAGGGAGACCATCGTCTTCGCCATTCAAATCCTTTTGGAGCTGGCGCTGGGGTTCATCCTCGGTATGGTGATGAATTTTTTCTTTTACATCGTCCAGCTTGCAGGTCTAACGGTTGATACCCAGATGGGAATGACCATGAATCAGATTTACGACGCAGGAGCACAGAGCAATTTGTCCGTAACGGGAGAGATTTTGAATGTTCTGATGACACTGCTGTTCTTTGCGGCAAACGGGCATCACACTTTGCTGCGTATGATGGTAACGTCAGGACAGATTGTGGGCTTTGGTGGTGTTGCCATCGGCCCGGAGGTTGCAGATGCGGCGCTGGAGCTGTTTGT
This genomic window from Pusillibacter faecalis contains:
- a CDS encoding OmpA/MotB family protein, translated to MTDGERGKAALKNLKGKKNRGGGANWMDTYGDMVTLLLCFFVLLYSMSTISEENWKALVMSFNPLATETLTVTPGGDGPNADADEAGGPVDLQKQIDEDIEELYQELTAFVAQAGEQSNISVTKDGGKIYISFNQVVFFDGDSPVLKEEAKPILDTVSEMLSNAAESIDEVRVLGHTAQANPKRPNNVETDRTLASQRATNVVIYVQEHSEVDPARLVSEGIGQWRPVATNDTVEGRAQNRRVEMIVSGRDLEQELQGGILQYTTE
- the fliM gene encoding flagellar motor switch protein FliM; the encoded protein is MAEVLSQSQIDALLNAVRSGEKDLNEPAEEQQEKKYRKYDFSSPRKFTKDRIKMLNGIFENYARIINSRLNARLRFNGEITVESIEEQRYYEFSNALTEGDVLALVNASVKGKAEDTPVMFYLSTTTALSMMDRLLGGDGAVDEAWTTEYSYTDLELRLYEDLVNDMVSVMGSSWENYIPIQFSYSKTDVNPTLSQIIGLDEIVIIVDMKMQFSDASGRMSICLPGEMLSNIFAEISKENPIRKAAAEDKAEEIFDSLRDSTLEIVSTLGQAQLSLRDIYHLNVGDVIDLGRSKQSSIYLDIGGYHWFTGKMGTHKKNMAVRIDEVCYQAEQRSEEAI
- the fliN gene encoding flagellar motor switch protein FliN: MKKELFSPMEIDAIGEMMNISLGSSATAVSNLLDQRVDITTPEVSVVEVEDFSIGNLEPAMGVEIKYVEGLEGSNIMLLRRSDIKVIVDILMGGETPEEEFELNDLTISAVCEVMNQMMGAASTAMSDFLGFPVNISTPVPFELENLQEFKENHLPQGAKTIVVVRFSLKIEKALESEFMNVMSVSLAKELLAGLGLEEEDDSSAAAEPPAASGGGKQLSQEEIEKLLAAEQSGKEPPSAQETPSGSGGGKQLSQEEIEKMMAGSWGEAPAESPQQLSSAPSEPAGQSAQAPPASSEPAVHQAMPTPAPVQNGNPSEGTTMGGYPPYYPYPPYPYPLPVQVGAAPPEPKVINTMPVDMPEMDAQETLGKEQAENLDLIMEVPLQITVEIGRTQRKVQEILGFSKGSLVVLDKLAGDQVDLFVNGKCIAKGDVVVIDDNFGIRITEIVKKPGLMDSIKK
- a CDS encoding response regulator; this translates as MAKKILLVDDAAFMRKMIKDTLSKNGYTDLYEAVDGADAVEKYSEIKPDLVIMDITMPNMDGLEALKAIRSKDSGANVVMCSAMGQEGMVMDAVRSGAKDFIVKPFKPDRVLKTVNNILGTP
- a CDS encoding FliO/MopB family protein — encoded protein: MLDSDISALLWLLFCIIAVLLLACWVTRRIAGGMPVAHVKRAGKQIEILAQTTLGKSEALIMVQAGTRCFLLGVTANAITVLAEFTEAEAAILREKPEDPENGGKPGFIEVLQKSLQQQRR
- the fliP gene encoding flagellar type III secretion system pore protein FliP (The bacterial flagellar biogenesis protein FliP forms a type III secretion system (T3SS)-type pore required for flagellar assembly.) gives rise to the protein MSEGFININGDHVQTLEILFLTTVIALLPSLLVMMTSFTRYVISFSFLRSAIGTQQTPPNIVLIGIALFLTYFTMQPVFAQIRTEAYEPYAAEEISQEEFLSRAEVPLKEFMLRNTKTTTLTMFCDLAHVDLGAEIDTETAMELPLRVVVPSFMTCELQRAFMIGLVLYIPFMLIDIVVSSTLMSMGMIMLPPSMISMPFKLLLFVTINGWELLFSNLVKSFH
- the fliQ gene encoding flagellar biosynthesis protein FliQ, whose protein sequence is MDTTVVMSLMRDAVGVTLKLGGPMLLLSMLVGVVVAVLQAVTQIHEQTISFALKLIVVVLVLLVGGGWMLETLQDYTKELFAMIAA
- a CDS encoding flagellar biosynthetic protein FliR, with the translated sequence MVDWGELTLFLYITARMSGFVLFNPLLGRRNIPGIFRGGLILTLSVFVFSVTEQKVDVPRETIVFAIQILLELALGFILGMVMNFFFYIVQLAGLTVDTQMGMTMNQIYDAGAQSNLSVTGEILNVLMTLLFFAANGHHTLLRMMVTSGQIVGFGGVAIGPEVADAALELFVECTVLAVKLCMPILAAELLGQVGMGILMKAIPQINVFSINIELKVLIGLILLLLLISPFSEFLLQTEMTMLDSLRELLAMTG